Genomic DNA from Streptomyces sp. NBC_01571:
GTCACGGGGCCGCGAGGCGCCGGTCGGCGCGTCGTGCCGAAGTCCTGGGTCCAGTAGCTGCCGGGCTGCGCGAGGCCGACGCCGATCTCCCTGAACGCGCACGTCAGGATGTTGTGTCGGTGGCCGGGGCTGGACATCCAGGCCGCCATGACCGCCGCGGAAGTGGCGTATCCGTAGGCGACGTTCTCGTCGTACGCACTCCAGTCGTAACCGGCACGCGTGATCCGCCGGCCAGGACCAGAACCGTCGGATCCCCTGCGCGACATGTTCCGGTGGCGCGCCATGTCCGCACTGTGGTGTCGCGCGGCCTTCGAGAGCTTCGCGTTCAGGGCCACCGGGGAGCAACCGGCCCTGTGACGGGCTCTGTTGACCAGGGCCACGAGGTGAGCCACGGCCACGTGAGCCGGGGCCGCCGCGCCAGGGGCGCTCAGGGGCGCTCCACCCCTGGCCCCCGGGGCGGACGGTATCGCCAGCGCGCTCAGCGCGATCGCGGCGATGGCCGCCGTCCGGTGGCGCGACTTCCTGCGGTACTTCCTCAAACGGACCTCGCCGGGTGGTCACGGGGCGTCTCCCGGCGAGATCTGCGCCGCGTGGACGCCGTGTCCGAGCCGCGGGGACACCTGGTGGGACGTGCTGGTCGGAACCTGTGGGAGTGAGGGTGACGAGCATCAGCACTACCCGCCCCCGTGGCGCACGGCGACGTCGGCATCGGGTGCGCTGGTGCGCGGGCCCGGCTCGCGGGAGCGTGACGCCGACGGGGGCATCCAAAGGACGCCCTGTACACGCGACGAGGAGCGTGATCCGGTACAGCCGGCCAACCTGGGCGGAACACAGGCCTGTTGAGGAATCACGGCGCCGGGAGGCCTCTGCGGCGCCGCGGGTTCTCATCGAGGAGGACGCGCGGTCACCGCGTCCCCGACGGCACGGGGTGGAGCGTGGCCGGGGTGAAGTCCGGTCGGCCGGCCGGTCGGAGGCGGGACGCGAGGGAGGGGTGGCCCCCCTCGCAGGCTCGCCCGGGTCGGGGGTGAGGACCGCTGCGCTGCCCTCACCCCCGGCCCCGGGCGACGCCCGTCAGACGTTGACGCCGAAGTCGGCGGCGATCCCGGCCAGACCGGAGGCGTACCCCTGACCCACGGCGCGGAACTTCCACTCCGCGCCGTTGCGGTACAGCTCTCCGAAGACCATCGCGGTCTCCGTCGAGGCGTCCTCGGACAGGTCGTAGCGGGCGAGTTCGGTGCCGCCGGCCTGGTTGACCACCCGGATGAAGGCGTTACGGATCTGTCCGAAGCTCTGTCCGCGGGACTCGGCTTCGTGGATCGACACGGGGAAGACGATCCTGTCGACGTCGGCGGGTACGGCGGCGAGGTTCACCTTGACGCTCTCGTCGTCGCCCTCGCCCTCACCGGTCAGGTTGTCGCCGGTGTGCTCGACGGAACCGTCCGGGCTCTTCAGGTTGTTGTAGAAGACGAAGTGCTGGTCCGAGACGACCTTGCCCGACGCGTTCAACAGGAGCGCGGAGGCGTCCAGGTCGAAGTCGGCGCCGGTGGTGGTCCGAACGTCCCAGCCCAAGCCCACCAGCACCGCGGTCAGACCCGGCGCCTCCTTGCTCAGCGAGACGTTGCCGCCCTTGCCCAGGGAAACACCCATGGCTGATCCCTCCACGTAGTCGGTCGGTTCGGGCCCGCAGAACGGACCCGGTCAGAATCTACAACACTGTAGAAATCGCAGCTGGGGCAGCGTGTGCCACCGCGACGACAGTGCGGCAGCGAGAGACCCGAGGTGGCGGCCGGGTGTTGAACGCCGCACCGTCCGGGAGCGTAACTCCCTCGACAAATGCGTAGAGTTCAAGGCTCACGTGGCAGGACGGTCGTGAACAGCGTGGCAGCGGAGCGGGCGATCGGGCCGGAGGTGGTCGGGGTGGGGCAGCGGGGCGTACAGCGATCGGGGGGTACGCGCAAAGGACGGCGCCGAACACTGCTGTGGGTCACGGGAGTTCTGTCGGCGATACTCCTCGCCGTCGCCGGCGTCGGCGCGTGGGTCTACAAGGATCTCAACGACAACATCCAGGCCGCGGACCTCGACAACAAGCTCGGTGAGGGCCGGCCCGCCAACCTCAGCCCTGGCTCCAAGAACATCCTGCTCGTCGGTTCGGACACCCGCGCGGGCGGCAACGCCAAGTACGGCAAGGATCTGACGACCATGCAGTCGGACACCCTGATGGTGCTGCACATCGCCGCCAACCGGAAATGGGCCACCGCCGTGTCCTTGCCCCGCGACTCCTGGGTGCGGATCCCGGCCTGCGACAAGGGCGACGGCAGCACGTCCACCGTCCACCGCTTCAAGATCAATGAGGCGTTCGCGATCGGCGGGAGCAAGGGGAAGGTCGCCGACGCCGCCGCCTGCACCATCAAGACGGTCGAGCGGAACACCGGACTGCGCATCGACCACTTCATGTCCATCGACTTCCAGGGCTTCAAGGGCATGGTCAACGCGCTGGAGGGTATCGAGGTCTGTCCCAAGCAGGCCATCCACGACACCAAGGCCCATCTCGACCTGAAGGCCGGCTGCCAGACCGTCAAGGACGAGAAGGCGCTCGGTTACGTCCGCGCCCGCTACAGCGTCGGCGACGGCTCCGACCTCGGACGCATCGGCCGCCAGCAGGAGTTCATGCAGGCCCTCGCGGAGAAGGCGCAGTCGAAGCTGACCAGTCCCGGTTCCCTGTACGGCTTCCTGCAGTCGGCGACCAAGTCGCTCACCACGGACAAGGACCTGGCCGGCATCAAGCCTCTCTACGGCCTGGCCTCCCAGGTCAAGGGCATCCCGAGCGACCGTCTCGCCTTCCTGACCGTGCCGAACTACCCGCGCGAGGCCGACGTGCCCACCGACCAGGCCAACGTCGTGTGGCAGTACCCGCAGGCCGCCGACCTGTTCACCGCGCTGGCCAGGGACCACGAAGTCCGTAAGAAGCAACTCCAGGCGGACACCAGGGACTTGGTGTACGCGTCGTCCGTGCGCGTCCAGGTCCTCAACGGCACGGGTGTCGGCGGGCGAGCCGCGGCCGTCGCGGAGCAGCTCCGCGAGGTGGGCTTCACCGTCGTCGCCACCGGCAACGCGCCCTCTCCCGTCCGCACGACGACGGTCAGCCACCCGCCGGGACTCGACCGGCAGGCCGCCGTGCTCGTCTCCCGGCTTCCCGGGGTCTCCGCGGCACGGAACAACAGCACGGCGACGGGCGGCGCGGTGACCCTGGTGGTCGGCCCGGACTTCGAGCTCGACACCGTCCGATAGCGGCCCCGGGCCGTGTGAGACAAGCCGGATCAGCCGTACGGGACGAGCCGGATCAGCCGCGTGGGACGAACCGGATCGGCGGAGACAGCTCGCCCGGCGGGGGCGGCAGGTCGCGCATCCTGGGCCTCGGTCAGCTGCCGACGTAGTTCGCGAGGTGCTCGCCCGTGAGCGTGGAACGGGCGGCGACCAGATCGGCGGGGGTGCCCTCGAAGACGATTCGGCCGCCGTCGTGACCGGCGCCGGGACCGAGGTCGATGATCCAGTCGGCGTGCGCCATGACCGCCTGGTGGTGCTCGACGACGATGACCGACTTGCCGGAGTCGACGAGTCGGTCGAGCAGGCCGAGCAACTGCTCGACGTCGGCGAGGTGAAGGCCGGCGGTCGGCTCGTCGAGGACGTACACACCGCCCTTGTCGGCCATGTGCGTGGCCAGCTTGAGCCGCTGCCGTTCACCGCCGGACAGGGTGGTGAGGGGCTGGCCGAGGCTGAGATAGCCGAGCCCCACGTCGGCGAGGCGCCCGAGGACGCGGTGCGCGGCCGGTGTGCTCGCCTCGCCGGCGCCGAAGAACTCCTGGGCCTCGGTCACCGACATCGCGAGGACCGCGCTGATGTCGCGGCCACCGAGGTGGTACTCCAGCACCGACGCGTCGAACCGCTTGCCCTCGCACTCCTCGCAGGTGGAGGTGACGCCGGCCATCATCGCCAGGTCGGTGTAGATGACGCCGGCTCCGTTGCAGGTGGGGCAGGCGCCCTCGGAGTTGGCGCTGAACAGGGCCGGCTTCACGCCGTTGGCCTTGGCGAACGCCTTGCGGATCGGGTCGAGCAGTCCGGTGTACGTCGCCGGGTTGCTCCGTCGCGAGCCGCGGATCGCGCCCTGGTCGACCGACACCACGCCCTCACCGTCGGGGATCGATCCGTGCACGAGCGAGCTCTTGCCGGAGCCCGCGACGCCCGTGACGACGGCGAGCACGCCGAGCGGGATGTCGACGTCGACGTCCCGCAGGTTGTGCGTCGTCGCGCCGCGGATCTCCAGCGTCCCGGTGGGCTTGCGCACCGTCTCCTTGACCTGGGCCCGGTCGTCGAAATGGCGGCCGGTGATGGTGCCGCCCGTCCGCAGGCCCTCGACGGTGCCCTCGAAGCACAGGGTGCCGCCCGCCGTACCGGCGCCGGGACCGAGGTCCACGACGTGGTCGGCGATCGCGATCACCTCCGGCTTGTGCTCCACGACGAGCACCGTGTTGCCCTTGTCCCGCAGGCGCAGCAGCAGGCCGTTCATGCGCTGGATGTCATGCGGATGCAGCCCTGTGGTGGGCTCGTCGAAGACGTAGGTGACGTCGGTGAGCGAGGAGCCGAGGTGGCGGATCATCTTGACGCGCTGCGCCTCGCCGCCGGACAGGGTGCCCGAGGGACGGTCGAGCGACAGGTAGCCGAGGCCGATCTCGGCGAACGAGTCGAGGGTGTGTCCCAGCGCGGCCAGCAGCGGCGCGACCGACGGTTCGTCCACTCCTCGTACCCACTCGGCCAGGTCGCTGATCTGCATCGCGCAGGCGTCGGCGATGCTGATCCCGGCGATCTTCGACGAGCGGGCCGCCTCGCTCAGCCGGGTGCCGTCGCACTCGGGACAGACGGTGAACGTCATCGCGCGCTCCACGAACGCGCGGACGTGCGGTTGCAGGGCGTCGACGTCCTTGGACAGCATCGACTTCTGGATCTTCGGGATCAGTCCCTCGTACGTCAGGTTGACGCCGTCGACCTTGATCTTGGTCGGCTCCTTGTGGAGGAGGTCGTGGAGCTCCTTCTTGGTGTACTTGCGGATCGGCTTGTCCGGGTCGAAGAAGCCGCAGCCCTTGAAGATGCGGCCGTACCAGCCGTCCATGCTGTAGCCGGGGATCGTGAGGGCACCCTCGTCGAGGGACTTGCTGTCGTCGTACAGCTGGGACAGGTCGATGTCGGTGACCGTGCCCCGGCCCTCGCAGCGGGGGCACATGCCGCCGAGGCGGTTGAAGGTCGCCTTCACCGCCTTCTTGGCACCCCGCTCGACCGTGATCGCCCCGCTCGCCCTGACCGAGGGCACGTTGAAGGCGAACGCTCCCGGCGAGCCGATGTGCGGCTGCCCGAGCCGGCTGAAGAGGATGCGCAGCATGGCGTTGGCGTCGGTGGCGGTGCCGACCGTGGAGCGGGGGTCGGCGCCCATGCGCTGCTGGTCCACGATGATCGCGGTGGTCAGGCCTTCGAGTACGTCGACCTCGGGCCGCGCCAGCGTGGGCATGAAGCCCTGGACGAAGGAGCTGTAGGTCTCGTTGATCAGGCGCTGCGACTCCGCGGCGATGGTGCCGAACACCAGGGAGCTCTTGCCCGAGCCGGAGACACCGGTGAACACGGTCAGGCGCCGCTTCGGGATCTCGACGCTGACGTCCTTGAGGTTGTTCACGCGCGCGCCGAGCACGCGGATCAGGTCGTGGCTGTCGGCACCGTGCGGCGCAGGCGACTGCGTGCCCGTCCTCGTGACCTTGCTCATCGTGTCTCCATCTGTTGCGCGGGGCCGCGCTCACGGTCCCGGGCGGCGTCGCCCGGCTCGATCTAATCACCTTCGAGCACTACGTCTGGATCGGTCCCGCTCCGGCCCGTGGGCCCCGGATCCCGGCCGCACGGAGTGCCGTTTTTTCGTGGTGTCCGGGCCGCCCTCGGCCGATGCGTCGTCCGGGAGGAAGCCCGCGCGAGGGGTGCCGTCCAGGACCGTCACGCTAGCCGCGGCTCAAAGGTCCTGGCTTCTCGATTCCTGATCGATCCGGCCGCACGGGGCCGAGGGGCCGGTGCCGCCGGTGCGGAACACGTACGAGCGCCACGGCGTCCCGGGCCGGCCTGTCTCCCCGGGCGACCGGCGACCGGCCGGTGCGCGGCGGGCGAGGTGTCGCGACGGCAGGGTGGACGCGGCAGCGCGTGAGACGGACGCGCCGCCCGGCGGACCCGCGGACGGACCGTGCGGAGGCCGGCCGGACGACCGGTCACCGGGTGCGGCGGTCAGCTCTGCGGACCGCCGCCGGTGATGCGGTCCCACAGGGACCGGGTGGCGCCGAAGCCGCTCTCGTGCACCCAGACATGCGTGCACGACGGGCACTGCAGGTGGAGCAGGCTGCCGGTGTTGGTGAGCAGGTAGCGCCAGTGCTCGGAGCACGTGCGCCGCTGCTCGCACGGCTCGCATCCGCGGCTGTCGTCGCAGTTCGGGCAGGCCACCCAGGCGCGGCGCCCGAGGTCCGCCTGCGGGTCAAGCGGCAGCATGGCCGTCGCCTCGCCGGGGCAGCACACCGGCGGCGACGAGTTCGTCGTACGCCCGTTGCTGCTCGTCGTCGAGACCGGAGTACAGGAGGTCGTACGCCGCCTCCTCACCGTGCAGCGCCTCCACCGGGCTCCAGTCGGAGCCGAGCGCGTCCAGGACGTGGGCCTGCCGGAGCACCTCCTGCGAGGTGAGGTCGACGGCGAAGTCCACCAGCTCGGGGTTCTGCGATCGTCCGGCTTCGGGCGTGGGCCGGCCGGCGGCCTCGTCCGGGCCGTGCGGATGCGGGGGGTTATGTGAAGCCATGACACTGAACTTAGGGTTGCCTTTCTTCCTACGGCAAGAGGGGGTGGGGGAAGTCACAGCAGGTCAGCGACGCCGGCGGTACTCCTCGTCACCCACGGCGACGGGCCCGCCGACGCCTCGCGGCGCCCGCGACGCCGACGGCCGATCGGCTCCCCGCGCCGCCAGGGGCTGAGGTCAGGCTGCTCCGCACACCGCCGCTGCCTGCCATCGACGACAGGGCCGGAACGCTGAGCAGCCGTCAGAAAGCCGCGCCACGCGACCTCTTCCGGTTCCGGGACGGGCGGGACCGTGCACCTGGGGCGCTCCGTGCCGTACCGGCACCCTCCCGGTCCCGCGGCAACCGGCATTGTCCGACGCGGACGTGCTCTCGTGACAGGGAACCGGCCGAACGACCAAAAGATATGAGAAGAGTGCTAGGTCACAGCCGCGCCCTCTGCTGCCCGTTTGTGGGTCTGCCCTAGCATCCGAGCATGACGGTCCTGCCTGACGACGAGTTTTCGCTGGCCGCCGAGTTTCCTGAAGCGACTCATGAGCAGTGGCAGCGCCTCGTGGCAGGCGTACTGCGCAAGTCGGGGAAGGAAGTCTCGGGCTCAGCGGCCGAAGACGCCCTGTCCACCACGGTGGAGGACGGGCTCACGACGCGTCCCCTCTACACCGCGCTCGACTCCGCGCCCGATCCCGGCTTCCCCGGCTTCGCTCCCTTCGTACGCGGAGGCCGTGCCGAGGGGAACACCGTCGGCGGCTGGGACGTACGCCAGCGGCACGGGGCGGTCTCGGACGGCGCGGTGCTCGCGGATCTGGAGAACGGCGTCACCTCGCTCTGGCTGCTCGTCGGTGAGAGCGGCGTTCCGGTGTCGTCGCTCCCGCGTGTGCTGGACGGCGTCTACCTCGATCTGGCGCCCGTCGTCCTGGACGCGGGGCCCGAAACCGAGTCCGCGGCACAGGAGTTGCTGGCGCTGTACGAGAAGCGTGGTGTCGCGGCCGGAGACGTGCGCGGCAATCTCGGTGCCGACCCGTTGGGCCACGAGGCCCGTACGGGGAAGGTGTCCGGCTTCGCGCCGGTGGCCGAACTCGCACGGCGGTGCGCCGCGGAGTACCCGGGACTGCGGGCGCTCACCGTGGACGCGCTGCCGTACCACGAGGCCGGTGGCTCCGCCGCGCAGGAACTGGGCTGCTCACTCGCCACCGGCGTCGCCTATCTGCGGGAGCTGACCGCGGCGGGGGTACCCGTCGAACTCGCCTCCGGCCAGCTGGAGTTCCGCTACGCGGCCACCGCCGACCAGTTCCTGACCATCGCCAAGCTACGGGCCGCACGCAGGCTCTGGGCTCGCGTCGCCGAGGTCTGCGGGGCGCCCGGAGCGCAGCTCCAGCACGCCGTGACCTCACCGGTGATGATGTCGCGCCGCGACCCGTGGGTGAACCTGCTGCGCACGACGGTCGCCACGCTGGCCGCCGGAGTCGGCGGCGCCGACGCGGTCACCGTGCTCCCCTTCGACGACGCGCTCGGCGTGCCGGACGCGTTCGCCCGGCGCATCGCCCGCAACACCTCGACGATCCTGGTCGAGGAGTCGCATCTGGCCCGGGTGATCGACCCGGCGGGCGGGTCCTGGTACGTGGAGCGGCTCACCGACGAACTGGCCCACGCGGGCTGGGAGTTCTTCCAGCAGATCGAGCGGTCGGGCGGCCAGGCGGCCGCTCTGCGCTCGGGCCGGGTCGGCGAGGACCTGGCGAAGACCTGGGCCGCGCGCAGCGCGAAGCTCGCCAAGCGGCGCGAACCCGTCACCGGTGTCAGCGAGTTCCCGCACCTCGCGGAGCGGCTCGTCGAACGCGCACCCGCGCCCGCGCCGCCGTCCGGCGGCCTCCCCCGAGTGCGGCGCGACGAGGCGTACGAGACGTTGCGCGCCCGCTCCGACGCCCATCTCGCGGCCACCGGCAGCCGGCCGCGGATCTTCCTGGCAACCCTGGGCCCCGCCGCCGCCCACACCGCTCGGGCGACCTTCGCGTCCAACCTCTTCCAGGCGGGCGGCATCGAGCCGGTCACCGGAGAGCCCACCGCCGAGGCGTTCCGCGCCGCCGGTGCCACCGAGGTCTGCCTGTGCTCCAGCGACGCGCTGTACGAGGAGCAGGCCGAAGCGGCGGCCGAGGTGCTCAGGTCGGCGGGCGCACGGCATGTGTTCCTCGCCGGGCGCCCCGGGCAGTACACCGATGTCGACGCGTACGTGTTCGCGGGCTGCGACGCCGTGGACGTACTCTCCACCACCCTCGACCGCATGGGAGTGTCCTGATGGGAATCCCCGACTTCTCCGGGATCGAACTGGGGACGCCCACCGCCGAGGGCGGCTCCGACGAATGGCGCGCCGCCGTCAAGGGCGCGGCCGGAGGTGACGACCTGCTCTGGGAGACGCCCGAGGCCATCGCGGTCAAGCCGTTGTACACCGGCCGCGACCTGGAGGGCCTGGACTTCCTGGGCACCTACCCGGGCATCGCGCCGTATCTGCGCGGCCCGTACCCGACGATGTACGTCAACCAGCCCTGGACGATCCGCCAGTACGCGGGCTTCTCCACCGCCGAGGAGTCCAACGCGTTCTACCGGCGCAATCTGGCGGCCGGTCAGAAGGGCCTGTCCGTCGCCTTCGACCTGCCGACCCACCGCGGCTACGACAGCGACCACCCCCGGGTGACCGGTGACGTCGGTATGGCGGGCGTCGCCATCGACTCGATCTACGACATGCGTCAGCTCTTCGACGGCATCCCGCTGGACAGGATGACGGTGTCGATGACGATGAACGGCGCGGTGCTGCCCGTGCTCGCGCTGTACATCGTGGCCGCCGAGGAGCAGGGTGTCCCGCCCGAGAAGCTGGCCGGGACCATCCAGAACGACATCCTCAAGGAGTTCATGGTCCGCAACACCTACATCTATCCGCCGAAGCCGTCGATGCGGATCATCTCCGACATCTTCGCCTACACCTCCCAGCGGATGCCGCGCTACAACTCCATCTCCATCTCCGGCTACCACATCCAGGAGGCGGGCGCGACGGCCGACCTGGAGCTGGCCTACACGCTCGCGGACGGCGTGGAGTACCTGCGGGCCGGGCAGGAGGCCGGGCTGGACGTGGACGCGTTCGCTCCCCGCCTCTCGTTCTTCTGGGCGATCGGCATGAACTTCTTCATGGAGATCGCCAAGATGCGGGCCGCCCGGCTGCTGTGGGCCAGGCTGGTCAGGCAGTTCGACCCGCAGAACGCCAAGTCCCTGTCCCTGCGCACGCATTCACAGACTTCGGGGTGGTCCCTCACCGCGCAGGACGTGTTCAACAACGTGACGCGTACGTGTGTGGAGGCGATGGCCGCCACCCAGGGCCACACGCAGTCGCTGCACACCAACGCCCTCGACGAGGCGCTCGCCCTGCCCACCGACTTCTCGGCGCGCATCGCCCGTAACACCCAGCTGCTGATCCAGCAGGAGTCGGGCACGACGCGGGTGATCGACCCGTGGGGCGGCAGCGCGTACGTGGAGAAGCTGACGTACGACCTGGCGCGCCGGGCCTGGCAGCACATCGAGGAGGTCGAGGCGGCGGGCGGCATGGCGCAGGCCATCGACGCGGGCATCCCGAAGCTGCGTGTGGAGGAGGCCGCGGCCCGCACCCAGGCCCGGATCGACTCGGGCCGTCAGCCGGTCATCGGCGTCAACAAGTACCGGGTCGACAGCGACGAACAGATCGACGTCCTCAAGGTCGACAACTCCTCCGTACGGACTCAGCAGATCGAGAAGCTGCGGCGGCTGCGCGCGGAGCGCGACGAGTCCGCGTGCCAGGACTCGCTGCGCGCGCTGACGGCGGCCGCCGGGGGCACCGGCAACCTGCTGGAGCTGGCGGTGAACGCGGCCCGCGCCAAGGCCACCGTCGGTGAGATCTCCGACGCTCTGGAGAAGGTGTACGGGCGGCACGCGAGCCAGATCCGTACGATCTCGGGTGTGTACCGCAACGAAGCAGGCGAGTCGCCGTCCGTGGAGCGCACCCGCACCCGGGTGGACGCCTTCGAGGAGTCCGAGGGCCGCCGGCCGCGCATCCTGGTGGCCAAGATGGGCCAGGACGGCCACGACCGCGGGCAGAAGGTCATCGCCACCGCCTTCGCCGACCTCGGCTTCGACGTGGACGTCGGCCCGCTGTTCCAGACCCCGGCCGAGGTGGCACGGCAGGCCGTCGAGGCCGACGTGCACATCGTCGGGGTGTCCTCGCTGGCCGCCGGGCACCTCACCCTGGTCCCGGCGCTGCGGGAGCAACTGGCCGAGGAGGGGCGCGAGGACATCATGATCGTGGTGGGCGGGGTGATTCCGCCGCAGGACGTGCCGACGCTGCTGGAGATGGGCGCGGCGGCCGTCTTCCCACCCGGAACGGTGATCCCGGACGCGGCGTACGACCTGGTGGAACGGCTGGCCACCGGTCTCGGACACGGCTGAGGCCCATGGCGATCGACCTCGACTCCTATGTGAAGGGCGTACTCGACGGGAAGCGTGCGTACATCGCACGGGCCATCACCCTCGTCGAGTCGACCCGGGCCGACCACCGGTCCCTGGCGCAGGCCCTGCTGACCCAGTTGCTGCCGCACGGCGGCAACGCCCGGCGCATCGGCATCACCGGGGTGC
This window encodes:
- a CDS encoding TerD family protein, which gives rise to MGVSLGKGGNVSLSKEAPGLTAVLVGLGWDVRTTTGADFDLDASALLLNASGKVVSDQHFVFYNNLKSPDGSVEHTGDNLTGEGEGDDESVKVNLAAVPADVDRIVFPVSIHEAESRGQSFGQIRNAFIRVVNQAGGTELARYDLSEDASTETAMVFGELYRNGAEWKFRAVGQGYASGLAGIAADFGVNV
- a CDS encoding LCP family protein encodes the protein MLWVTGVLSAILLAVAGVGAWVYKDLNDNIQAADLDNKLGEGRPANLSPGSKNILLVGSDTRAGGNAKYGKDLTTMQSDTLMVLHIAANRKWATAVSLPRDSWVRIPACDKGDGSTSTVHRFKINEAFAIGGSKGKVADAAACTIKTVERNTGLRIDHFMSIDFQGFKGMVNALEGIEVCPKQAIHDTKAHLDLKAGCQTVKDEKALGYVRARYSVGDGSDLGRIGRQQEFMQALAEKAQSKLTSPGSLYGFLQSATKSLTTDKDLAGIKPLYGLASQVKGIPSDRLAFLTVPNYPREADVPTDQANVVWQYPQAADLFTALARDHEVRKKQLQADTRDLVYASSVRVQVLNGTGVGGRAAAVAEQLREVGFTVVATGNAPSPVRTTTVSHPPGLDRQAAVLVSRLPGVSAARNNSTATGGAVTLVVGPDFELDTVR
- the scpA gene encoding methylmalonyl-CoA mutase; protein product: MGIPDFSGIELGTPTAEGGSDEWRAAVKGAAGGDDLLWETPEAIAVKPLYTGRDLEGLDFLGTYPGIAPYLRGPYPTMYVNQPWTIRQYAGFSTAEESNAFYRRNLAAGQKGLSVAFDLPTHRGYDSDHPRVTGDVGMAGVAIDSIYDMRQLFDGIPLDRMTVSMTMNGAVLPVLALYIVAAEEQGVPPEKLAGTIQNDILKEFMVRNTYIYPPKPSMRIISDIFAYTSQRMPRYNSISISGYHIQEAGATADLELAYTLADGVEYLRAGQEAGLDVDAFAPRLSFFWAIGMNFFMEIAKMRAARLLWARLVRQFDPQNAKSLSLRTHSQTSGWSLTAQDVFNNVTRTCVEAMAATQGHTQSLHTNALDEALALPTDFSARIARNTQLLIQQESGTTRVIDPWGGSAYVEKLTYDLARRAWQHIEEVEAAGGMAQAIDAGIPKLRVEEAAARTQARIDSGRQPVIGVNKYRVDSDEQIDVLKVDNSSVRTQQIEKLRRLRAERDESACQDSLRALTAAAGGTGNLLELAVNAARAKATVGEISDALEKVYGRHASQIRTISGVYRNEAGESPSVERTRTRVDAFEESEGRRPRILVAKMGQDGHDRGQKVIATAFADLGFDVDVGPLFQTPAEVARQAVEADVHIVGVSSLAAGHLTLVPALREQLAEEGREDIMIVVGGVIPPQDVPTLLEMGAAAVFPPGTVIPDAAYDLVERLATGLGHG
- a CDS encoding methylmalonyl-CoA mutase subunit beta, giving the protein MTVLPDDEFSLAAEFPEATHEQWQRLVAGVLRKSGKEVSGSAAEDALSTTVEDGLTTRPLYTALDSAPDPGFPGFAPFVRGGRAEGNTVGGWDVRQRHGAVSDGAVLADLENGVTSLWLLVGESGVPVSSLPRVLDGVYLDLAPVVLDAGPETESAAQELLALYEKRGVAAGDVRGNLGADPLGHEARTGKVSGFAPVAELARRCAAEYPGLRALTVDALPYHEAGGSAAQELGCSLATGVAYLRELTAAGVPVELASGQLEFRYAATADQFLTIAKLRAARRLWARVAEVCGAPGAQLQHAVTSPVMMSRRDPWVNLLRTTVATLAAGVGGADAVTVLPFDDALGVPDAFARRIARNTSTILVEESHLARVIDPAGGSWYVERLTDELAHAGWEFFQQIERSGGQAAALRSGRVGEDLAKTWAARSAKLAKRREPVTGVSEFPHLAERLVERAPAPAPPSGGLPRVRRDEAYETLRARSDAHLAATGSRPRIFLATLGPAAAHTARATFASNLFQAGGIEPVTGEPTAEAFRAAGATEVCLCSSDALYEEQAEAAAEVLRSAGARHVFLAGRPGQYTDVDAYVFAGCDAVDVLSTTLDRMGVS
- a CDS encoding excinuclease ABC subunit UvrA, with protein sequence MSKVTRTGTQSPAPHGADSHDLIRVLGARVNNLKDVSVEIPKRRLTVFTGVSGSGKSSLVFGTIAAESQRLINETYSSFVQGFMPTLARPEVDVLEGLTTAIIVDQQRMGADPRSTVGTATDANAMLRILFSRLGQPHIGSPGAFAFNVPSVRASGAITVERGAKKAVKATFNRLGGMCPRCEGRGTVTDIDLSQLYDDSKSLDEGALTIPGYSMDGWYGRIFKGCGFFDPDKPIRKYTKKELHDLLHKEPTKIKVDGVNLTYEGLIPKIQKSMLSKDVDALQPHVRAFVERAMTFTVCPECDGTRLSEAARSSKIAGISIADACAMQISDLAEWVRGVDEPSVAPLLAALGHTLDSFAEIGLGYLSLDRPSGTLSGGEAQRVKMIRHLGSSLTDVTYVFDEPTTGLHPHDIQRMNGLLLRLRDKGNTVLVVEHKPEVIAIADHVVDLGPGAGTAGGTLCFEGTVEGLRTGGTITGRHFDDRAQVKETVRKPTGTLEIRGATTHNLRDVDVDIPLGVLAVVTGVAGSGKSSLVHGSIPDGEGVVSVDQGAIRGSRRSNPATYTGLLDPIRKAFAKANGVKPALFSANSEGACPTCNGAGVIYTDLAMMAGVTSTCEECEGKRFDASVLEYHLGGRDISAVLAMSVTEAQEFFGAGEASTPAAHRVLGRLADVGLGYLSLGQPLTTLSGGERQRLKLATHMADKGGVYVLDEPTAGLHLADVEQLLGLLDRLVDSGKSVIVVEHHQAVMAHADWIIDLGPGAGHDGGRIVFEGTPADLVAARSTLTGEHLANYVGS
- a CDS encoding DUF6400 family protein; this translates as MASHNPPHPHGPDEAAGRPTPEAGRSQNPELVDFAVDLTSQEVLRQAHVLDALGSDWSPVEALHGEEAAYDLLYSGLDDEQQRAYDELVAAGVLPRRGDGHAAA